A single genomic interval of Helianthus annuus cultivar XRQ/B chromosome 6, HanXRQr2.0-SUNRISE, whole genome shotgun sequence harbors:
- the LOC110944419 gene encoding 16 kDa phloem protein 1 yields MKGGILEVYLESANGIRRTNIIGKPKYYVIVECGIQHHKSKTSKGSHHKVSWNEKLTFELSMYECEKLTHLGLRIMDKELFHNDTGFVGEARVYLDEILVEGTEKGLVELTPKAYNVVLDDETYKGEIKIGLKFIPNAVIKDGGKDLITMESGYEETVWSKFVDFCKMSWWRLSVYGRKLNPDEHKRN; encoded by the exons ATGAAAGGTGGAATATTGGAGGTTTATCTTGAGAGTGCCAACGGCATTAGGCGCACCAATATCATTG GTAAACCAAAGTATTATGTCATTGTTGAATGTGGTATTCAACATCATAAAAGCAAAACATCAAAGGGGAGTCATCACAAAGTATCTTGGAATGAGAAACTCACATTTGAGTTGTCGATGTATGAATGCGAGAAGCTAACACACCTGGGGTTGAGAATTATGGATAAAGAGTTATTTCACAACGATACTGGATTTGTCGGCGAAGCAAG AGTTTACCTTGATGAAATACTCGTCGAGGGAACTGAAAAAGGACTCGTTGAATTAACACCAAAGGCATACAATGTGGTCCTTGACGATGAAACGTATAAAGGAGAGATCAAAATTGGACTCAAGTTCATCCCAAAT GCAGTTATTAAGGATGGGGGAAAAGATCTTATTACTATGGAAAGTGGTTATGAGGAGACGGTATGGAGCAAGTTTGTGGACTTCTGTAAAATGTCATGGTGGAGACTTTCTGTTTATGGTAGAAAACTTAATCCGGATGAGCATAAACGTAATTAG